One stretch of Lysobacter sp. TY2-98 DNA includes these proteins:
- a CDS encoding DUF1003 domain-containing protein, with protein MSMAHHDTAARRWFGRAYAELHEGEQRVIQRAVERRLLSTDTNAAFAGKLTFGERLADRVAQFGGSWTFIILFALVLVAWVLVNARLLANPFDPYPFIFLNLMLSMLAAVQAPIIMMSQNRQASKDRLDAAHDYEVNLKAEMEIMALHEKLDAMRDAQLADLLRRQEEQLTMIRTIVERLDAR; from the coding sequence ATGTCCATGGCCCACCACGACACCGCCGCGCGCCGCTGGTTCGGGCGGGCGTATGCCGAGCTGCACGAGGGCGAGCAGCGCGTGATTCAGCGCGCGGTGGAGCGACGCCTGCTCAGCACCGACACGAATGCCGCGTTCGCCGGCAAGCTCACCTTTGGTGAACGGCTCGCCGACCGCGTCGCGCAGTTCGGCGGCTCGTGGACCTTCATCATCCTGTTCGCGCTGGTGCTCGTGGCGTGGGTGCTGGTCAACGCCCGCCTGCTCGCGAATCCGTTCGACCCCTACCCTTTCATCTTCCTCAACCTGATGCTGTCGATGCTCGCCGCGGTGCAGGCGCCGATCATCATGATGAGCCAGAACCGGCAGGCGTCGAAGGATCGCCTCGATGCCGCGCACGACTACGAGGTCAACCTCAAGGCGGAAATGGAGATCATGGCGCTGCACGAGAAGCTCGACGCCATGCGCGATGCGCAGCTCGCCGATCTGCTGCGGCGTCAGGAAGAACAGCTGACGATGATCCGCACGATCGTCGAGCGGCTCGACGCGCGCTGA